In Aquisalimonas asiatica, the sequence CCAGCGAGAAACCGATGCCGTGCCGTTTCAGCGCCATCATGCGATGGATGGCCTCTTCCGTGTCGTGGAGCAGGAGACTCTCCGTGATCTCCAGGTTCAGGCGGTCGGGCGGTGCACCGGTGCGCCTCAGCGTGGTCTGCACGCGGGAGACGAAGTCCGGGTGCTGGAACTGCTGGGCGCTGATGTTGACCGATACCGAAAGTGTGGCCGTGTCCACGTCTCTCGCCCACCTGGCCAGCTGGTGACACGCGGCCTCCAGCATCGCCGCGCCCAGGTCGATGATCAGTCCGGTGTCTTCGGCAACGGGAATGAACTGGGCCGGCGCGATGACGCCGTGCTCGGGATCGTTCCAGCGCGCCAGCGCCTCGGCGCCGGTAATCTGGCCGCCTGCGTTGACCTGCGCCTGGTAGTAAGGCTCGAACTCCCCGCGCTCCAGCGCGGCGCGCATTCGGGTACCCAGCTCGATACGTGCATTGACCGTGGCCTGCATATCGGGGTCGAACAGGCGCAGCGTATTCCGGCCGGCCGCTTTGGCCTGGTACATGGCGAAGTCGGCGCGCTTGAGCAGGTCGTTCACCGTGTCGTCCGGGTCACCCAGCAGGGTGATACCGATGCTTGGCGTGATGTGCCGCCAGTGATCGCCAAGCTGGTAGGGGGCATTCAGGGTCGCGAGAATGTCGTGTCCAACGGACTCGGCCTGGACGGCCGCAAGGTCGGCCGCCTGCTCCAGGTTGTTGATCACGATCACGAACTCGTCGCCGCCAAAGCGCGCCACGGTATCTTCCTCGCGCAGGCACGCCAGCAGCCGTCGGGCAACCTCCCCCAGCAGGGCGTCGCCCTCGTCATGGCCGAGCGTGTCGTTGAGGTTCTTGAAGTTGTCCAGATCCAGGAACAGCACGGCTCCGCCGCTGTGGTGCCGGACCGCCGCGCTCATGGCATGGTGCAGCCGGTCCTGCAGCAGGCGGCGGTTCGGCAGTCCGGTGAGGGGGTCGTAGAGGGCCAGCCGGGTGATCTTCTCCTCGTTCTCCCGGCGTGCATGGATGTCCGTTGCCGTGCCGTACCAGCGCACGATGGTGCCTTCGTCGTCGCGGACCGGCACCGCTTTCACGAGATGCCAGCGGTACGCCTCGTCGTACTGACTGTGAACGCGGAATTCGATGGAGTATTCACGGCCGGTCCGTACGCTGCGGTCCCAGGCCCGGGAGACCCGCTCACGGTCGTCCGGATGGATGGCGGCCATCCAGCCGGCGCCGGAGAGGTCGGCGCGGTTCAGCCCTGAGTAGGTCATCAGCGTCGTGTTGCCGTAGAACAGGTGACCATTGCCGTCCGCCACCCACACGCTGATGGGCATGGCGTCGGCGAGCTCCTGGAAGTAGCGGCGGCTCTGGTCCAGGGTGCGTTTGACGTCCTTCTGCTCGGTGATGTCCTGAAACGCGCCCTGAACCTGGGTGATGGTGCCACTGGCGTCACGGACTGCCTCACCCATGGTCCGGACCCAGATGCGCCGGCCCAGGGCGGTGTTCAGCTCGAACTCCTCGTCGAAGGGCGTGCCGTCATTGGCGCAGCGGTCGAAGAGCTTGCGGACGTGTTCGCGCCACTCCGGAGCGTAGTAGCTGATCCCCTCGTCCACCGTCGGGGTGGTGCCCGCTGGCATGTCGTGGATGGCGCAGACCTGGTCGGACCAGAGGATGCGGCCGGATTGCAGATCCACGGCCCAGCCGCCGATGTTTGCCGCCTGACCGGCGATGCGCAGCAGCCAGTCGCTCCGGTTGAGCGCCTCCTCGGCCTGCTTGCGCTCGGTAATGTCGCGGACGGACGCGCAGTTGAATTCGCGGCCCTCGTGGGCCAGGAAGTTGGCGTTGATCTCCACCGGCAGGGTACGGCCGTCGGCCATCCAGAGTTCGGCCTCGAAACACATGGAACCGGCCTGCTTCAGCGCCTCCCAGTGTTCCTGCCACAACGACGGGGTGAAGCCAACGCAGACATCGTAGACGGTGCGCCGCATCAGGTCGTCGCGGTCGTAATCCAGCATGCGGCAGATTGCCGTGTTGGCGTACTCGTGACTGCCGTCGCGGCGCAGCCAGACAATGCCGTCTGCCGCGTTCTCGACGGCGAAGTGGGCCAGGCCGTGATGGAGTCGGGTTAATGCGTCGCTTCGGTTCAAACGGCCCCCCGCCGCGAGTGGCAACCCTTGCGCCTGCTCCTGCCAGCCGTCCGGTGCCACCTGGCCGCCGGCGGGGAGCAGCCCTCGCTGATGACAATAGCACCGCGGTTCTGGCAGGGGTAGACGGGCTGCCGGTTCAACGGTTCATGATCCGCCGCCGCAGCGCCCACACGGACAAGGGGGCGAACACCGCGGTAATCGCCACCGACCAGGCCATGGCCCACAGCGCCGGCTCCAGGACCGGACCGCCGACGATCAGCCCCCGGGAGGCATCCGAGAGCTGGGAGATCGGGTTGGCAAGGACCACGACCTGCAGCCAGCCGGGCATGGTCTCCACGGGCACGAAGACGTTGCTGACGAAGGTCACCGGAAACAGTGCCGTGAAGCCGAACAGTTGCACGTGTTCGGGGTCCCGGGCGATGACCCCAACCAGCACCATGACCCAGGACAGGGACAGGGCGAATACAAGGATCAGGGCGGCCATTGCCAGCAGGCCGCCTGCGGAGGTGCCGAGCCGGAAGCCCAGCAGGAACCCGATGGCGAGCAGCAGCACGATGGACCACGCCTGCTTGACCAGATCCGCCAGGATCCGCCCGGCCAGCGGCGCCCACGGGGCGATGGGCAGCGCGCGCAGGCGGTCGAAGAAACCCTTGGTGAGGTCGGTGTTGAGGCCATGGCCGACGTAGACGGTAACGAAGGCCATGTTCATCACGATCACCCCGGGCAGGATGAAGGTCAGGTAATCGCTGGTGGAGCCGGCGATGGCGCCTCCGAAGACGTACAGGAACAGCAGCAGAAAGAGCACCGGCTGGATGCTGAAGTCGCCCAGCTCCCAGGGGTTGTGACGCAGCTGCAACAGGGTGCGTCCGGCCAGGCTGACGGTCTGTTGCAGGCCCTGGAGGAGACCGGGGCCAGCGCCTGTGGCGGACGGGACAGTGTCGGCGGTGGCGCGCTGGTTCATGAATGCTCCGTTCCGGTGGGCTGCACTGCGTCGTCCGCGTCCGCGTGACGGCCGGTCAGGGCGAGAAAGACATCGTCCAGGCTGGCGCTGCGCAGCATCAGCTCGTTCACCGCCAGGCCGTCGCGGTCGAGCGTGCGGACTACGGCGGGCAGCATGTCGGCGTCGCGCGCCGGTGCGGATACCCGCAAGCCGTCC encodes:
- a CDS encoding sensor domain-containing protein; amino-acid sequence: MNRSDALTRLHHGLAHFAVENAADGIVWLRRDGSHEYANTAICRMLDYDRDDLMRRTVYDVCVGFTPSLWQEHWEALKQAGSMCFEAELWMADGRTLPVEINANFLAHEGREFNCASVRDITERKQAEEALNRSDWLLRIAGQAANIGGWAVDLQSGRILWSDQVCAIHDMPAGTTPTVDEGISYYAPEWREHVRKLFDRCANDGTPFDEEFELNTALGRRIWVRTMGEAVRDASGTITQVQGAFQDITEQKDVKRTLDQSRRYFQELADAMPISVWVADGNGHLFYGNTTLMTYSGLNRADLSGAGWMAAIHPDDRERVSRAWDRSVRTGREYSIEFRVHSQYDEAYRWHLVKAVPVRDDEGTIVRWYGTATDIHARRENEEKITRLALYDPLTGLPNRRLLQDRLHHAMSAAVRHHSGGAVLFLDLDNFKNLNDTLGHDEGDALLGEVARRLLACLREEDTVARFGGDEFVIVINNLEQAADLAAVQAESVGHDILATLNAPYQLGDHWRHITPSIGITLLGDPDDTVNDLLKRADFAMYQAKAAGRNTLRLFDPDMQATVNARIELGTRMRAALERGEFEPYYQAQVNAGGQITGAEALARWNDPEHGVIAPAQFIPVAEDTGLIIDLGAAMLEAACHQLARWARDVDTATLSVSVNISAQQFQHPDFVSRVQTTLRRTGAPPDRLNLEITESLLLHDTEEAIHRMMALKRHGIGFSLDDFGTGYSSLYYLKRLPLDQIKIDQRFVRDVLTDPNDAVIVRTIILLAQSLGLEAIAEGVETEDIHRFLEQTGCQAFQGYLFGDPQPATDFTNALRQALSQPAP
- a CDS encoding ABC transporter permease, whose protein sequence is MNQRATADTVPSATGAGPGLLQGLQQTVSLAGRTLLQLRHNPWELGDFSIQPVLFLLLFLYVFGGAIAGSTSDYLTFILPGVIVMNMAFVTVYVGHGLNTDLTKGFFDRLRALPIAPWAPLAGRILADLVKQAWSIVLLLAIGFLLGFRLGTSAGGLLAMAALILVFALSLSWVMVLVGVIARDPEHVQLFGFTALFPVTFVSNVFVPVETMPGWLQVVVLANPISQLSDASRGLIVGGPVLEPALWAMAWSVAITAVFAPLSVWALRRRIMNR